The proteins below come from a single Ktedonobacteraceae bacterium genomic window:
- a CDS encoding nitroreductase family deazaflavin-dependent oxidoreductase, giving the protein MRDRNDWNRQVIEEFRANKGKVGGIWEGRPLLLLTTTGAKSGQPRTRPVMYMRDGDRLFVFASKGGAPTNPDWYHNLLVHPEVTVEVDGETYDAIATPITGEERDRIYAQWAQMYPQFGEYQKKTTRKIPVIALDRRNA; this is encoded by the coding sequence ATGCGTGACAGAAATGACTGGAACCGTCAGGTAATTGAAGAATTCCGCGCCAATAAGGGGAAGGTTGGTGGTATATGGGAAGGTAGACCCTTGCTTTTGCTCACAACCACCGGCGCAAAGAGCGGCCAGCCCCGTACCAGACCGGTAATGTATATGCGCGACGGCGACCGCCTGTTTGTCTTCGCCTCCAAAGGCGGCGCGCCAACCAACCCCGACTGGTATCACAACCTGCTCGTTCACCCCGAAGTCACCGTCGAAGTCGACGGTGAGACCTACGATGCCATCGCCACTCCTATCACAGGCGAGGAGCGCGACCGCATCTATGCTCAATGGGCGCAAATGTATCCACAGTTCGGCGAATACCAGAAGAAAACAACACGTAAGATTCCCGTGATCGCGCTGGATCGCCGCAACGCCTGA
- a CDS encoding MFS transporter yields the protein MSERLTSSIKKHDTDNDQEVKEHVKVARLSHKKQLLLNILWFPLNTEISALLPIVIPTQILLFFPSNQVGSAEQATVLSWLVMAASVISLLMPPLIGTFSDRTGGKFGRRRPYLIAGGLLVIASTPLLVNGSTLAYFLAGLALLHVGMNTINPAYQSLVPDQVPEEQRGMASGYVGGLSILGSVASLGLAAYLLGGVNQHAFNPFLVRQNAGIYYMVTAALMTVGIVITVLSVRETPYRHTVPPIMSEKTFLGFCWRMIHHWVEPWKKYNFTVVFLTRTAIMLGITLFMTYVEYYFARVQNVGNFVATTALIAVLALGGGVVSGILSGVLSDRMKRRAPVVCIATMFMAATAFIFVVASGNLGIWLWPIGILFGLGYGAFSSVDWALTIDALPSLKEAGKHLGLWNASTTIPAIIAPLLGSAMINIAGGQGNLQFGYRLVFACATFFLVVAAVGILFVREQHK from the coding sequence ATGTCTGAACGTTTGACATCATCAATAAAGAAACACGATACAGATAACGACCAGGAGGTGAAAGAGCATGTGAAGGTGGCACGACTTTCACATAAGAAACAACTGCTACTGAATATATTATGGTTTCCGCTTAATACTGAAATCTCGGCGCTGCTGCCGATTGTCATTCCGACGCAAATCCTGCTATTTTTTCCATCGAACCAGGTGGGAAGTGCTGAGCAAGCAACGGTGCTGAGCTGGCTGGTGATGGCGGCGTCGGTGATATCGCTGCTGATGCCGCCGCTGATTGGAACGTTCTCCGACCGTACAGGGGGCAAGTTTGGGCGCCGTCGTCCTTATCTGATTGCCGGTGGGCTGCTGGTGATTGCCAGTACGCCCTTGCTGGTGAATGGGAGTACGCTGGCCTACTTTCTGGCAGGGCTGGCCCTGCTGCATGTAGGTATGAATACGATAAACCCGGCTTATCAAAGCCTTGTACCGGACCAGGTACCGGAGGAGCAGCGAGGAATGGCCTCGGGCTACGTAGGGGGATTGTCTATTCTGGGAAGCGTGGCGAGCCTGGGGCTGGCCGCTTATCTGCTTGGTGGGGTGAACCAGCATGCCTTTAACCCTTTTCTGGTACGCCAGAACGCGGGTATCTATTATATGGTGACAGCGGCGCTGATGACGGTTGGTATCGTGATTACGGTACTGAGCGTGCGGGAAACTCCTTACCGGCATACAGTTCCCCCCATTATGAGCGAAAAAACGTTCCTTGGATTCTGCTGGCGGATGATACATCACTGGGTAGAGCCGTGGAAGAAGTATAATTTCACGGTAGTCTTTCTGACGCGCACAGCGATAATGCTGGGAATTACGCTGTTCATGACCTATGTGGAGTATTACTTCGCGCGAGTGCAAAACGTGGGGAACTTTGTGGCGACGACCGCGTTGATCGCGGTGCTGGCGCTGGGCGGCGGCGTAGTCAGCGGGATTCTGTCCGGGGTACTCTCGGATAGAATGAAGAGGCGCGCGCCGGTTGTGTGTATCGCGACGATGTTCATGGCGGCGACGGCTTTCATCTTCGTGGTGGCTTCGGGCAACCTTGGCATCTGGCTGTGGCCGATAGGCATACTGTTTGGATTGGGTTACGGGGCGTTTTCGAGTGTGGATTGGGCACTGACGATTGACGCGTTGCCATCGCTGAAAGAGGCCGGGAAACACCTGGGGTTATGGAACGCCTCGACGACCATACCGGCGATTATCGCTCCGCTGCTTGGCAGCGCGATGATCAACATTGCCGGGGGTCAGGGCAATTTACAATTTGGGTATCGCCTGGTGTTCGCCTGTGCGACGTTTTTCCTGGTCGTGGCGGCAGTAGGTATCCTGTTCGTGCGCGAACAGCACAAGTAA
- a CDS encoding MFS transporter — protein sequence MERKDGGGDKERDRGKGKKRVSIPQELAINILWLPVNALNAALLPVVVPTVILIFLPATHVGDAIQGTFLGWLTTIASVVSLLMPPLVGSLSDNTASRFGRRHPYIVAGGVLLIASLPLLVINNTLIVFLVGLSLLHIGNNTLMPAYQSLVPDRVPERQRGEASAFVGALTILGNLVSLGLAAYLLGGVSQHTHNSDIIRYNAGIFFIVTIGLMVVGILVTIFGVPEAAVQAKPKSATRTSEPKGEQFKQWFVHSWIDPWRKHNFTVVFLTRASIMLALAMFMTFVEYYFAHVQHVGNFVTTTALVAVFALGGGVVSGIVFGILSDHLRRRAPIVSVATIFMSFASMAFVFLPANGIGSLEIVLWPLGVCFGLGYGAFSSVDWALSIDALPSLKEAGKDLGLWSASATIPAILAPLFGGIILTIANHFNALDIGYRTIFFIAALFLIVAAICVLFVRENRKPKGNEQDQDADEQQSEAEKNEAENV from the coding sequence ATGGAGAGGAAGGATGGAGGAGGGGATAAAGAAAGAGATAGAGGCAAGGGGAAAAAGCGGGTATCAATTCCGCAAGAACTGGCCATTAACATCCTGTGGTTGCCGGTAAATGCACTGAACGCTGCATTGCTGCCGGTGGTGGTTCCCACAGTGATTCTGATCTTTTTGCCCGCTACGCATGTAGGTGATGCGATACAGGGGACATTTCTGGGGTGGCTTACAACGATAGCTTCTGTTGTATCGCTATTGATGCCGCCGCTGGTGGGTTCGCTCTCGGATAACACGGCGAGCAGGTTTGGACGACGCCATCCCTATATTGTAGCGGGTGGAGTACTGCTGATTGCCAGCTTGCCGCTGTTGGTGATAAACAACACCCTGATCGTGTTTCTTGTAGGACTTTCGCTGCTGCATATAGGGAATAATACGTTGATGCCTGCGTATCAAAGCCTGGTGCCGGATCGGGTGCCGGAACGGCAGCGAGGAGAGGCGTCGGCATTCGTGGGGGCGCTAACTATTCTGGGCAACCTGGTGAGCCTGGGGCTGGCGGCCTACCTGCTGGGTGGAGTCAGTCAACATACTCATAACTCTGATATAATACGCTACAATGCAGGTATTTTCTTCATTGTGACGATTGGCTTGATGGTCGTGGGTATCCTGGTGACGATCTTTGGCGTGCCTGAGGCGGCTGTTCAAGCGAAGCCAAAATCAGCGACCAGGACGAGCGAGCCGAAAGGAGAGCAGTTTAAGCAATGGTTCGTGCATAGCTGGATCGACCCCTGGCGCAAGCACAATTTCACGGTGGTGTTCTTGACACGCGCATCCATTATGCTGGCACTGGCGATGTTTATGACCTTTGTGGAGTATTACTTCGCGCATGTGCAGCATGTAGGAAATTTTGTGACAACGACGGCCCTGGTTGCGGTCTTTGCGCTGGGTGGAGGTGTGGTGAGCGGCATTGTATTTGGGATACTTTCGGATCACCTGAGGCGACGCGCGCCGATTGTGTCGGTTGCGACGATCTTTATGAGTTTTGCCTCGATGGCGTTCGTCTTTCTTCCGGCGAATGGGATAGGGAGCCTGGAGATAGTACTGTGGCCGCTGGGAGTATGCTTCGGGTTGGGATATGGGGCATTTTCAAGCGTGGACTGGGCCTTATCGATTGACGCTTTGCCATCGTTAAAGGAAGCGGGGAAAGACCTGGGCTTGTGGAGCGCTTCTGCGACGATACCGGCTATTTTGGCCCCTTTGTTTGGCGGCATCATTCTCACGATTGCGAACCATTTCAACGCGCTGGACATAGGATATCGCACAATCTTTTTCATTGCTGCGTTATTCCTGATTGTCGCTGCAATATGCGTTCTTTTTGTGCGTGAGAATCGCAAGCCTAAAGGGAACGAACAAGATCAAGATGCGGATGAACAGCAAAGTGAGGCTGAAAAAAATGAGGCTGAAAATGTCTGA
- a CDS encoding carboxymuconolactone decarboxylase family protein, which yields MEERLKYARVAPEGYRAMAGLQNYVDNCGLEPLLLELVKMRASQINGCAYCIDMHSKDARAMGESEQRLYELNAWRETPFYSERERAALLWTEELTLISQGHASDAVYDEVRKHFSEEELVNLTLAIVAINGWNRLAIGFRSQPGTYQSNKKPLS from the coding sequence ATGGAAGAACGTTTGAAATATGCGAGGGTTGCGCCAGAGGGCTACAGGGCTATGGCTGGACTGCAAAACTATGTCGATAACTGCGGGCTGGAACCCTTGCTGCTGGAACTGGTCAAGATGCGCGCCTCACAGATCAATGGGTGCGCGTACTGCATCGATATGCATAGTAAGGATGCTCGCGCGATGGGTGAGAGCGAACAGCGGCTCTATGAGCTGAATGCATGGCGCGAGACGCCGTTTTATAGCGAACGCGAGCGTGCTGCGCTGCTGTGGACGGAGGAGCTTACGCTGATCAGCCAGGGCCACGCGTCCGATGCCGTTTATGATGAGGTGCGCAAGCACTTCAGCGAGGAGGAACTGGTGAATCTGACGCTGGCGATTGTAGCGATCAATGGCTGGAACCGCCTTGCGATTGGTTTCCGCTCGCAGCCGGGAACCTACCAGTCAAATAAGAAACCGCTTTCTTAA
- a CDS encoding phospholipase D-like domain-containing protein produces the protein MSSSASPNPAAQTSSVPPLLQVYVVPDAQYPNVIANVINQAQQYVWLEMYMLTDPEIITALAAASQRRAAQPAGAQANIDVRVILESQPYGLPPSPALINPLATFGTPNVQVRPSPSSAFLPLKWAPQTHFYNHAKLAIIDDVAYVMSSNLSKSGTGNIVNWGTFHGDRDYIVMDQDPHDVQTLKTIFTADWAGQNWNSQQQPASVGQLLPTNLVVSPYNAHNVLLSLIQSAQHTLQIECEEVSDSSQETGPSDIEQALLSLASRVPVQLIVPQDTAGNLSPALLKVLQVRVHDPTLYMHAKMMLIDGHTAYIGSQNLSAGSLKHNREFGVILTAQQYPNALTTLSSTFATDWAASQPPSSS, from the coding sequence ATGTCTTCATCCGCTTCACCCAACCCCGCCGCACAAACCTCTTCTGTACCCCCTTTATTGCAGGTATATGTGGTACCCGACGCGCAGTACCCAAACGTTATCGCCAACGTCATCAACCAGGCCCAGCAGTACGTCTGGCTCGAGATGTATATGCTCACCGACCCCGAAATCATCACCGCCCTTGCCGCCGCCTCTCAGCGCCGCGCAGCCCAGCCAGCCGGCGCACAGGCTAACATCGACGTCAGAGTAATCCTGGAGTCACAGCCATATGGTCTCCCTCCCTCCCCGGCTCTTATCAATCCGCTTGCGACCTTCGGCACCCCCAACGTCCAGGTTCGTCCCAGCCCCTCATCGGCTTTCCTACCCTTGAAATGGGCTCCGCAAACCCATTTTTATAACCACGCCAAGTTAGCCATAATCGATGATGTCGCCTACGTCATGTCCTCGAACCTCAGCAAGTCAGGAACCGGCAATATCGTGAACTGGGGCACATTTCACGGCGACCGTGACTACATCGTCATGGATCAGGACCCCCACGACGTTCAGACCCTCAAAACCATCTTCACCGCCGACTGGGCGGGACAAAATTGGAACTCGCAGCAGCAACCGGCATCTGTTGGGCAACTGCTCCCAACCAACCTGGTCGTCAGCCCCTACAACGCGCACAACGTCCTGCTCAGCCTCATCCAGAGCGCCCAACACACCCTGCAAATCGAATGCGAAGAGGTCAGCGATTCAAGCCAGGAGACCGGCCCCTCAGACATTGAACAGGCCCTGCTCAGCCTCGCATCGCGTGTCCCGGTGCAGCTAATTGTGCCCCAGGACACCGCCGGCAACCTCTCGCCCGCGCTTCTAAAAGTCCTCCAGGTGCGCGTACACGACCCCACCCTCTACATGCACGCCAAAATGATGCTCATCGACGGCCATACCGCATACATCGGCTCCCAGAATCTCAGCGCCGGTTCCCTCAAACACAACCGCGAATTCGGCGTAATTCTAACCGCCCAGCAATACCCCAACGCCCTCACCACCCTCAGCAGCACTTTTGCCACCGATTGGGCGGCATCCCAGCCACCATCTTCCTCCTGA